The following is a genomic window from Hymenobacter monticola.
AACGCCTACCTCTTCCCCGGCAAGTTCGGCATCATGGGCCTGGCCGACGTGGGCCGCGTGTATTCCGACAACGACACCGGCACCTACAAGGGCCTCAACGCCTTCCACAGCGGCTTCGGCGGTGGCATCTACATCGACATTCTCAAGCAAGCCGTCATCAACGCCACTTACTCGGTAGGGGAGGAGAAGCTGGTTTTCGTGGGTTTCGACTTCCTGTTCTAACCCCGAAGCGGTGCGCCGCAAAAGCGCCCATCGCCGGTAGCTGCCCGTTGCAGCCGCCGGCGATGGGCGCTTTTTTTTGATAAACCGGTGTGCGAAATTTTGGCCTTTCGTTTTTCAGGATGAATGTGGCTTCACAATGCGTGCGGCCATTCTGAATTTCGACAAGTGTAATAATTAATTCGATTTTTTACAATAATATACACACAAAAGGCTACATAACCCAAGGATTTGCAATAGAAATAAATTTGCTTAATCAAAATCTTTGGCTAGTTTGGCCGCTCAGAACCCCACATTTTTCACTCCTTTCCCTAATCTATTTCCCACAGCTACATGAAAAAAACTTACCTCTCCGCGCTTGTCCTGTTGGGCAGCGCTGGTTCCCTGATGGCCCAGGGCGTGGCCAACCGCGTGGCCCCCTCGGTTAAAGACGATGTCACCCCCGTCATCCTGCGCCGCTCCTGCGCCGCTCAGGACGTGCTTCAGGCCCAGCTGGCCGCCGACCCCGGCCTGGCCAGGCGCATGGATGCCATCGAAGCCCAGACGCAACGTTTCGTAGCAGCACGGGCTGCGGCCCAGCTGCGCGGGGGCAATACCCCCGGCGGCTCTACGGGCGGCACCACGGCGCTGCTCAGCGGCACGGTCACCATCCCGGTGGTGGTGCACGTGGTGTACAACACGGCGGCCGAAAACATCAGCGACGGCCAGATTCAGTCACAGATTGACGTGCTGAACGAGGACTTCCAGAAGCTGAACGCCGACCGCAGCAATCCTTACCCCTACTCGGGCCTGGCCGCGGCGGCGCCCGTGCGGTTTACGTTGGCCAGCGTTGTGCGCAAAGCCAGCAAAACCCGTTCGTGGAGCACCAACGATGCGGTGAAGAACTCCAAGCGCGGCGGCGACGACGCCTGGGATGCCACCAAGTACCTCAACCTGTGGTCGTGCAACCTGGGCAATGGCCTGCTCGGCTACGCCCAGTTCCCCGGTGGCGCCCCCGCCACCGACGGCGTGGTGATGCTGTACTCGGCCTTCGGCAGCCGTGCCAAATGGCCCACCGGTACCTACAGCAGCCCCTACGACCTGGGCCGCACCGCCACCCACGAGGTGGGCCACTGGATGAACCTGCGCCACATCTGGGGCGACGACGGCGGCGCCTGCACCGGCTCTGACCAAGTGGGCGATACCCCCAACCAGGGCGGCGAGAACTACGGCTGCCCGGCCGCCGGCAAGTCCTCGTGCACCAATGCCTCGACGGGCGGCGACATGTTCATGAACTACATGGACTACACCGACGACCGGTGCATGTTCATGTTCTCGAAAGGCCAGGCCGACCGCATGACGGCCGTGTTTGATGCCGGCGGGGCCCGTTCCAGCTTCGCCACGGCCAGCGGCGCGCTGCGCCAGACCGCCACGGCTTCGACCATCTCCGTATTCCCGAACCCCGGCCGCGAAGCCGTGAGCCTGACCTTGCCGGCCAACGCCGACGCCGCCCGGTACTCGGTGCGCGTGTACGACATGAGCGGCCACGAGATGCGCCAGGCCCGTTACGACGGCCAGGGCCAGCTGCAAACGGAAGCCCTGCCCAAAGGCCTCTACTACATCAGCATCAGCGACGGCGCGAACACCTCGCGCCAGCGCTTCGAGAAGGAGTAGACAGCCTGGTTTTTAATTAAGCCCCAAGCTCAACGCCCTGCCCAACCGGCAGGGCGTTTTGTTTTTAAGGTTTTTTTGGTAAAAGGAATACTAGCGGGTTGAGCATGTTGGGGCTGAGCAGGGGCTACACCACCATCAGAAAAGTAGGCAGCGCCACGCAGCAGCACCATGTGTAGCCGCTGCTACTTGGTATCGTTGGCTATACCAGAAAATGCCTTAGAAGCCCTTGCCCTAATGCTGAGCTTTAGCCCCTTTGAATAGCGGCGGGAGCTCAAGCGCCTAAATAGCACCCCGCGGAGGCAAGAAGAATTTGGACGAGGGGCGAATACGGTCTAAGGCTTTTAGCGACCCTTTTTTGCTGATGCCACAAAGTTGTAGGAATTGAAAATCGAGCTGCTGATTCATCAAATATTCATCATTTTTTTAATCATAACCCCCCTTTATGGAAAATTTGCCAGATAACAGAATGAGACTATTGTTATTAAAATGGAGTTAAAAGGACAATAAATTACGCTTTTGATAAATTTTTAGTAACTATGATGTGTCGATTTATGGAAATTGCAAAACGTTGTATTGCGGTTTTATCAGCGGCATTTCTTTTCACCTACTCTCACAATTTATGAACACAAATACTTTACTGTCGACGGCAGACCCCGTGGCGCACCCGCGAACGGCCGGATTTGCAGGGAGATGCCTGACCTTATTGTTGCTGCTGTTGCTGCTCGCCCCGGCCGCTTTCGCCCAGCTCTCCGGCACCTACACCATCAACAGGAACGCGGCCACGGGCGGCACCAACTTCGCCAGCTTCACGGAAGCTGCCGCCGCGCTAAACACTTCGGGCATATCGGGTAG
Proteins encoded in this region:
- a CDS encoding M43 family zinc metalloprotease — translated: MKKTYLSALVLLGSAGSLMAQGVANRVAPSVKDDVTPVILRRSCAAQDVLQAQLAADPGLARRMDAIEAQTQRFVAARAAAQLRGGNTPGGSTGGTTALLSGTVTIPVVVHVVYNTAAENISDGQIQSQIDVLNEDFQKLNADRSNPYPYSGLAAAAPVRFTLASVVRKASKTRSWSTNDAVKNSKRGGDDAWDATKYLNLWSCNLGNGLLGYAQFPGGAPATDGVVMLYSAFGSRAKWPTGTYSSPYDLGRTATHEVGHWMNLRHIWGDDGGACTGSDQVGDTPNQGGENYGCPAAGKSSCTNASTGGDMFMNYMDYTDDRCMFMFSKGQADRMTAVFDAGGARSSFATASGALRQTATASTISVFPNPGREAVSLTLPANADAARYSVRVYDMSGHEMRQARYDGQGQLQTEALPKGLYYISISDGANTSRQRFEKE